A window of Strigops habroptila isolate Jane chromosome 5, bStrHab1.2.pri, whole genome shotgun sequence contains these coding sequences:
- the NEUROD1 gene encoding neurogenic differentiation factor 1 translates to MTKSYSESGLMGDPQPQGPPSWTDECLSSQDEEHEVDKKEEDLEGLHGEAEEDSLRNGEEEDEEDDLDEEEEEEEEEEDDDQKPKRRGPKKKKMTKARMERFKLRRMKANARERNRMHGLNAALDNLRKVVPCYSKTQKLSKIETLRLAKNYIWALSEILRSGKSPDLVSFVQTLCKGLSQPTTNLVAGCLQLNPRTFLPEQSQEVPPHVAAAGPPFPAHPYPYQSPGLPSPPYGTMDSSHLFHLKPPHAYGAALEPFFESGLAEGASPAFDGPLSPPLSVNGNFSFKHEPAADFDKSYAFTMHYPAAAAALAAAPSHAAIFPAAASRCELPVDGLAPYEGHPHHERVLSAQLNAIFHD, encoded by the coding sequence ATGACCAAGTCGTACAGCGAGAGCGGGCTGATGGGCGatccccagccccagggcccCCCGAGCTGGACGGACGAGTGCCTCAGCTCCCAGGACGAGGAGCACGAGGTAGACAAGAAGGAGGAGGACCTGGAGGGTCTGCACGGAGAGGCTGAGGAGGATTCACTGAGGAACGGTgaggaggaggacgaggaggaCGACTTGGacgaagaggaggaggaagaggaggaggaggaggacgacGACCAGAAGCCCAAGAGACGGGGCCccaagaagaagaagatgaCCAAGGCGCGTATGGAGCGTTTCAAGCTGCGGCGCATGAAGGCCAATGCCCGTGAGCGCAACCGTATGCACGGCCTGAACGCAGCCCTGGACAACCTGCGTAAGGTGGTGCCCTGCTACTCCAAGACGCAGAAGCTCTCCAAGATTGAGACCCTGCGCCTGGCCAAGAACTACATCTGGGCGCTCTCTGAGATCCTGCGCTCGGGCAAGAGTCCCGACCTGGTCTCCTTTGTGCAGACCCTCTGCAAGGGGCTCTCGCAGCCCACCACCAACCTGGTGGCCGGCTGCCTGCAGCTCAACCCGCGGACCTTCCTCCCCGAGCAGAGCCAGGAGGTGCCGCCGCAcgtggcggcggcggggccgccctTCCCGGCTCACCCCTACCCGTACCAGTCGCCGGGGCTCCCCAGCCCGCCCTACGGCACCATGGACAGCTCCCACCTCTTCCATCTCAAGCCGCCGCACGCCTACGGCGCCGCGCTGGAGCCCTTCTTCGAGAGCGGCCTGGCGGAGGGCGCCAGCCCCGCCTTCGACGGGCCGCTCAGCCCGCCCCTCAGCGTCAACGGGAACTTCTCCTTCAAGCACGAGCCGGCCGCCGACTTCGACAAGAGCTACGCCTTCACCATGCACTACccggccgctgccgccgcgctGGCCGCCGCGCCGTCCCACGCCGCCATCTTCccggccgccgcctcccgctGCGAGCTCCCGGTCGACGGCCTGGCGCCCTACGAGGGACACCCGCACCACGAGCGGGTCCTCAGCGCCCAGCTCAACGCCATCTTCCACGACTGA